A single Phragmites australis chromosome 4, lpPhrAust1.1, whole genome shotgun sequence DNA region contains:
- the LOC133916408 gene encoding uncharacterized protein LOC133916408 isoform X1 has translation MSRLVSGLHRLRRSPWEVLWSALASCGLVLFSQLALAMVPRLFPSLSLLAMLPIAGLVFLAAIVLGQLWRRFIGVAASAPLFVLFNILLMWGVYIFVIRRDTSSLLDMLINAECALLLWGLYRILSGDPGIVACDSSYLEEAGCKDFVEAVYPSEKLPTLSRVRQCNWCKANVRGYDHHCPAFGTCIGQKNHRLFMALLTGFVVAESTYTMCSTKYITRCINSGTIRSENPVSLNMVISTMFFSILQVLWQIVFLMWHIYCICFNIKTDEWINWKKYPEFQMREQPQSDSEVKFVNPYDKGMLCNIREFLKPK, from the exons ATGAGCAGGCTGGTGTCGGGGCTCCACCGGCTGCGGAGGTCGCCGTGGGAGGTGCTGTGGTCGGCGCTGGCGTCATGCGGACTGGTGCTCTTCTCGCAGCTCGCCTTGGCCATGGTGCCGCGCCTCTTCCCATCGCTCTCCCTCCTCGCCATGCTCCCCATCGCAG GTCTTGTGTTCCTCGCGGCTATTGTGCTGGGCCAACTGTGGAGGCGGTTCATTGGGGTGGCGGCGTCGGCACCGCTCTTCGTGCTCTTCAACATCCTCCTCATGTGGGGCGTCTACATCTTCGTAATCCGGAGAG ACACTTCTTCTCTGCTGGACATGCTAATAAATGCTGAGTGTGCACTGCTTCTGTGGGGACTTTACAG GATTTTGTCTGGTGATCCTGGTATTGTTGCTTGTGATTCTTCGTATTTAGAAGAAGCTGGCTGCAAGGATTTTGTGGAAGCTGTTTACCCTAGTGAG AAACTCCCAACCCTCTCAAGGGTCAGGCAGTGTAACTGGTGCAAAGCAAATGTTAGGGGCTATGACCACCATTGCCCTGCATTTGGTACTTGCATAG GACAGAAAAATCATCGGCTGTTTATGGCCCTTTTGACAGGATTTGTCGTTGCTGAATCAACATATACAATGTGCTCAACAAAAT ATATCACCAGATGCATTAATTCAGGAACTATAAGGTCAGAG AATCCTGTATCTCTGAACATGGTAATCAGCACAATGTTCTTCTCAATCCTCCAAGTGCTCTGGCAG ATTGTGTTCTTGATGTGGCACATATATTGCATCTGCTTCAACATCAAGACAGATGAGTGG ATAAACTGGAAGAAATATCCTGAATTCCAGATGAGGGAACAACCTCAATCAG ATTCTGAAGTCAAGTTTGTGAACCCATATGACAAAGGCATGCTTTGTAACATTAGAGAATTTTTGAAGCCGAAATGA
- the LOC133916408 gene encoding palmitoyltransferase akr1-like isoform X2, protein MSRLVSGLHRLRRSPWEVLWSALASCGLVLFSQLALAMVPRLFPSLSLLAMLPIAGLVFLAAIVLGQLWRRFIGVAASAPLFVLFNILLMWGVYIFVIRRDTSSLLDMLINAECALLLWGLYRILSGDPGIVACDSSYLEEAGCKDFVEAVYPSEKLPTLSRVRQCNWCKANVRGYDHHCPAFGTCIGQKNHRLFMALLTGFVVAESTYTMCSTKYITRCINSGTIRSENPVSLNMVISTMFFSILQVLWQIVFLMWHIYCICFNIKTDEWVMSNFPCFGLFLHQLQIFFSLAVSCS, encoded by the exons ATGAGCAGGCTGGTGTCGGGGCTCCACCGGCTGCGGAGGTCGCCGTGGGAGGTGCTGTGGTCGGCGCTGGCGTCATGCGGACTGGTGCTCTTCTCGCAGCTCGCCTTGGCCATGGTGCCGCGCCTCTTCCCATCGCTCTCCCTCCTCGCCATGCTCCCCATCGCAG GTCTTGTGTTCCTCGCGGCTATTGTGCTGGGCCAACTGTGGAGGCGGTTCATTGGGGTGGCGGCGTCGGCACCGCTCTTCGTGCTCTTCAACATCCTCCTCATGTGGGGCGTCTACATCTTCGTAATCCGGAGAG ACACTTCTTCTCTGCTGGACATGCTAATAAATGCTGAGTGTGCACTGCTTCTGTGGGGACTTTACAG GATTTTGTCTGGTGATCCTGGTATTGTTGCTTGTGATTCTTCGTATTTAGAAGAAGCTGGCTGCAAGGATTTTGTGGAAGCTGTTTACCCTAGTGAG AAACTCCCAACCCTCTCAAGGGTCAGGCAGTGTAACTGGTGCAAAGCAAATGTTAGGGGCTATGACCACCATTGCCCTGCATTTGGTACTTGCATAG GACAGAAAAATCATCGGCTGTTTATGGCCCTTTTGACAGGATTTGTCGTTGCTGAATCAACATATACAATGTGCTCAACAAAAT ATATCACCAGATGCATTAATTCAGGAACTATAAGGTCAGAG AATCCTGTATCTCTGAACATGGTAATCAGCACAATGTTCTTCTCAATCCTCCAAGTGCTCTGGCAG ATTGTGTTCTTGATGTGGCACATATATTGCATCTGCTTCAACATCAAGACAGATGAGTGGGTAATGTCAAATTTCCCATGCTTTGGACTCTTTCTTCATCAATTGCAGATCTTCTTCTCGTTAGCTGTTTCTTGTAGCTAA